GCCGCCGCCCAGGTGCGGCAGCACGTCGAGCCGCAGCGACGCGTTCGACAGCGTGACGGCCGCCGCATGCGCGGCGCCGATGCCCTGTGCGAACGCCGCGGTTTGCGGGCCGGCGCTGACCGGCTGCGCGGCGGCGGCCAGGCGCGCGCGGCGCGACTGGCTCGTGGACGACGCGCGCGAGGACGTGGCGGTCATGGTGAGCTCCTTTCCTTCGTCGATGAAACGATACGGGTCGTCGCGCGGCTTCGCGCGAACGCGAACAGTCAGTCAGGCCCAGCCGCCGTCGACCACCACGTCCTGCGCGGTGATCATCCGGCTGTCGTCGGCCGCGAGAAACAGCGCCATGCGCGCGAGATCGTCCGGCAGCAGCTCGGCGTCGAGGCACTGGCCGGCCTTGATCGCCGCACGGCCCGCGTCGTCGAGCCACAGCCTGCGCTGCTTGTCGGTCATCACCCAGCCGGGCACCAGCGAGTTCACGCGAATCCCGCACGGGCCGAGATCGCGCGCGAGGCCGCGCGTGAGCCCCTGCACGGCCGCCTTCGCCATCACGTAGACGGGATAGCCGCCGTTCTTCAGCATCCAGCTGATCGAGCCGAGATTGATGATCGCGCCGCCGCTCTGCTGCTTCATGTCGTCGATCACCGCCTGCGCGGCGAAGAACTGGTGGCGCAGGTTCACCGCGATGCCCGCGTCGAACGAGGCGGGCGTCACGTCGCCGATCGCATGGCGCGTGTCGTTCGCCGCATTGTTCACGAGCACCGCGATCGCGCCGATCCGTGCGCGGATCGCGTCGATCGTGCGGCGCAGCGCGTCGATGTCGGTCAGGTCGCACGGGAGGAACAGCGGCGCGTGACGGACCTCCGGCATCTGCGCGAGGCTTTCCGCCAGCGCCTGGCCCGCGTGCGCGTCGAGGTCGACGAACGCGACGCGCGCGCCCTGCCGCGCGAAATGCGCGACGAACGATGCGCCGATGCCGGTCGCGCCGCCCGTGATCAGCACCGCGCGATCCGCGAGGCTCGGGTAGCGCGCATAGCGCGCGTCGCTCGCGGCGCGCGGCTCCTGCGCGGAAGTTTCGATGGTCATGCGAATCGTCTCCGTGGAATCGGTCAGTCGCGTACGCCGCGGTTCTTCAACTGGTCGAGCAACACGGCCGCGAGCAGGATCGCGCCGCGCACCAGGTACTGGTAGAACGCGTCGATGTTCAGCAGGTTCATCACGTTCTCGACGGTGCCCATGATCAGCACGCCGATCACGACGCCCGAGATCGTCGCGCGGCCGCCCATCAGCGACACGCCGCCGAGCACGCACGCGGAGATCACGTTCAGCTCGAAGCCCTGCGCGGCGTTCGGCTGGCCCGACGTGATGCGCGATGCGAGGATCACGCCGGCGAGCGCCGTCACCGCACCCTGGATCAGGAAGATGACCACGCGCGTGCGTTCGACGTTGATCCCGGCGAGCCGCGACGCCTCGGGGTTGCCGCCGATCGCGAGCGTGTTGCGGCCGTACACCGTCTGGTTCAGCAGCACGCCGAACACGATGAAGCACAGCAGCGTGACCCAGATCGGCAGCGACACGCCGAAGAGCGTGAGCCCGCCGAGCGCAATGAACGTATCCGACGACACGCCGACCGCCTGCCCCTTCGACACGATGAAGCCGAGCCCGCGCACGATTTCCATGGTCGCGAGTGTCGTGATGAGCGCGTTGATGCGAAGGTACGCGATCACCGCGCCGTTCACGAAGCCGATCGCGGCACCCGCCGCGACCGCCGCGACGATCGCGACGAAGGTGTTGTCGGTCGCGTTCAGCACCATCGCGCACAACACGCCCGAGAACGCGACGGTCGAGCCGATCGACAGGTCGAAGTCGCGCGAGGCCAGACAGAACATCATCGTGCACGCGACCATCCCGATCTGCGAGATCGACAGCGCGAGGCCAAGCATGTTGTCGATCGAGAAGAAGTGATCGACCGTCAGCGACATCGTCAGGAACATCACCGCGAAGATCGCGATCAGGCTGTATTCGGTGAGGTGCTGCCACCACTTCTGGCGGTCGCTCTGCTGCGGAACCAGCGCGTCGGCCGATGGCTTCACGGCTGCGCTGGCGAGGTTTTCCCTGACTTGCATGGTTGTGTCTCCTGCTCCTGCATCGCGCGGCCCGCGCCGCGCGTGATCGATTCGAATGTCGTGCGTCGCTCGGGGCGACCCAAAACCGCGTCAGGCCGCCTCGACGGCGCTCGTCTGCGGCAACGCGAGGCTCAGCACCGCGTGCTCGTTCGCCTGATCGCGCGGCAGCTCGCCCGCGATCCGCCGTTCCCGCATCACGACGATGCGGTCGGACACGCCGAGGACCTCCGGCAGTTCCGACGACACCATCACGATCGCGCAGCCGCGCTCCGCGAGCCGGTAGATCACGTCGTAGATCTCGTGCTTCGCGCCGACGTCGATGCCGCGCGTCGGCTCGTCGAG
This window of the Burkholderia cepacia GG4 genome carries:
- a CDS encoding SDR family NAD(P)-dependent oxidoreductase; translated protein: MTIETSAQEPRAASDARYARYPSLADRAVLITGGATGIGASFVAHFARQGARVAFVDLDAHAGQALAESLAQMPEVRHAPLFLPCDLTDIDALRRTIDAIRARIGAIAVLVNNAANDTRHAIGDVTPASFDAGIAVNLRHQFFAAQAVIDDMKQQSGGAIINLGSISWMLKNGGYPVYVMAKAAVQGLTRGLARDLGPCGIRVNSLVPGWVMTDKQRRLWLDDAGRAAIKAGQCLDAELLPDDLARMALFLAADDSRMITAQDVVVDGGWA
- the araH gene encoding L-arabinose ABC transporter permease AraH, which translates into the protein MQVRENLASAAVKPSADALVPQQSDRQKWWQHLTEYSLIAIFAVMFLTMSLTVDHFFSIDNMLGLALSISQIGMVACTMMFCLASRDFDLSIGSTVAFSGVLCAMVLNATDNTFVAIVAAVAAGAAIGFVNGAVIAYLRINALITTLATMEIVRGLGFIVSKGQAVGVSSDTFIALGGLTLFGVSLPIWVTLLCFIVFGVLLNQTVYGRNTLAIGGNPEASRLAGINVERTRVVIFLIQGAVTALAGVILASRITSGQPNAAQGFELNVISACVLGGVSLMGGRATISGVVIGVLIMGTVENVMNLLNIDAFYQYLVRGAILLAAVLLDQLKNRGVRD